Proteins from a genomic interval of Paenibacillus sp. FSL H8-0048:
- a CDS encoding helix-turn-helix domain-containing protein, with product MAKLSGNDEDPEYICKLIYEAYRVPVMWIDEAAALRLTMASALVDRPSVQGTGGLPVEVMELVRGYGVAAAGRTLNVKTDEMYSTVSSGTATEGGMLSAVTGRTAAADALPYLHTTGFLESFIILQLQGNGGAIVIGPALNAPVTGDNAASLLRDHNIPPGQQASWLEYYGSLPVISLTRWYHAALLLYTLATGQALSVTELLLAAGTLAEPLHPADDSPDLDLSYRREHTWLHHDPMQEREMFRHITNGDKAGLLRTHASFAEESYGRLSRKSQLRSKKNLAVSSITLATRAAIEGGLFWEAAYTLSDFHIQHIEELRDIPAVDSAMLAALCDFADQVEGSRSARHSRISDRCRNYIYNHLYEELPLGRLAEYAGMSASYLSQLFKKETGTAISDYIQQQRVEEAKRLIQLPGITLSDIATRLHFNDQSYFTKVFKKYTGLTPRQFKQHSR from the coding sequence ATGGCGAAGCTAAGCGGGAATGACGAAGATCCAGAGTACATCTGTAAGCTGATCTACGAAGCTTACCGGGTGCCGGTCATGTGGATTGATGAAGCGGCTGCGCTCCGTCTTACTATGGCATCGGCTTTAGTGGACCGGCCCTCCGTTCAGGGGACGGGCGGCCTGCCGGTCGAGGTTATGGAGCTTGTCCGGGGATACGGAGTGGCGGCGGCGGGCAGGACGCTCAACGTGAAGACGGACGAGATGTATAGCACGGTTAGTAGCGGAACAGCAACTGAAGGCGGGATGCTTAGCGCAGTGACGGGCAGAACTGCTGCTGCAGACGCTTTACCGTATCTGCACACAACCGGCTTCCTGGAGAGTTTCATTATTCTCCAGCTTCAGGGCAATGGCGGTGCTATCGTCATCGGTCCGGCGCTGAACGCACCTGTTACCGGTGATAACGCAGCCAGCCTGCTGCGCGATCACAACATTCCGCCCGGGCAGCAGGCAAGCTGGCTAGAGTACTACGGCAGCTTGCCTGTGATCAGCCTGACGCGCTGGTATCATGCCGCGCTCCTGCTCTACACGCTTGCCACCGGGCAGGCGTTGTCCGTGACAGAGCTGCTGCTGGCGGCGGGTACGCTGGCAGAACCGCTGCATCCGGCTGACGACAGCCCGGATCTGGACTTATCCTACCGCCGGGAGCATACATGGCTGCACCATGACCCGATGCAGGAACGCGAAATGTTCCGCCATATTACGAACGGGGACAAGGCGGGGCTGCTGCGGACCCATGCTTCTTTTGCCGAAGAGAGCTACGGAAGGCTGTCCCGCAAAAGCCAGCTGCGCAGCAAAAAAAATCTGGCTGTCTCCTCCATCACGCTGGCCACCCGAGCGGCGATTGAAGGCGGGTTGTTCTGGGAGGCTGCCTATACCCTGAGTGACTTCCATATCCAGCACATTGAGGAGCTTCGCGATATTCCGGCGGTGGACAGCGCCATGCTGGCCGCTCTATGCGACTTCGCTGATCAGGTAGAGGGCAGCCGCAGCGCAAGACATTCCCGCATCTCCGACCGGTGCCGGAATTATATATACAATCACCTGTATGAGGAGCTTCCGCTCGGCAGGCTGGCTGAATACGCCGGAATGAGCGCCAGCTACCTGTCCCAGCTGTTCAAAAAAGAAACCGGCACCGCCATCAGCGACTACATCCAGCAGCAGCGGGTCGAAGAAGCCAAGCGGCTGATCCAGCTGCCCGGGATCACGCTATCGGATATCGCCACCCGTCTGCATTTTAACGACCAGAGCTATTTTACCAAAGTATTCAAGAAGTATACCGGCCTCACCCCGAGACAATTCAAGCAGCATTCCAGGTAG
- a CDS encoding sugar phosphate isomerase/epimerase family protein — protein MRRHTTGDGLLNEIRELGFRRVELNYNVTEEMLVTIEPMIERGEIGISSVHNTFPHVADPDYGTDSVLLGFEDKEKRKRAIDLLVRSAEYAQRYGGEAVVVHPGEVPFPYDISGELEQIYEGQGRDSAAYRSKWAELMERREAYSAGYVQTIIESLDEVCNRAVSKGLDIRFGIETRSKPQQIPTLAEAKTIINALKGAPVGIWYDTGHAILMDRLGLYDSIGEMEGLMDDIVGVHIHETIGLADHWCPYVNSGDPDFYDAYLPMIERAQVKVYELKAACRPEEIHESHRLLTAKLARRG, from the coding sequence ATGAGACGTCATACTACAGGTGATGGACTGCTTAATGAGATCCGGGAGCTGGGATTCCGCAGGGTAGAACTGAATTATAATGTGACGGAGGAAATGCTGGTTACCATTGAGCCGATGATTGAACGCGGGGAGATCGGTATATCGAGCGTTCATAATACGTTCCCCCATGTCGCGGACCCTGACTATGGAACGGATTCGGTCCTGCTGGGCTTCGAGGATAAGGAGAAACGGAAGCGGGCGATAGACCTGCTGGTCCGCTCTGCAGAGTACGCTCAGCGTTACGGCGGCGAAGCTGTGGTAGTGCATCCGGGAGAGGTGCCGTTCCCGTATGATATCTCTGGGGAGCTGGAGCAGATCTACGAGGGACAGGGCAGGGATTCGGCGGCTTACCGCAGCAAGTGGGCGGAGCTGATGGAGCGGCGTGAAGCGTACAGTGCCGGCTATGTACAGACCATTATCGAGAGTCTGGATGAGGTGTGTAACCGCGCGGTTTCCAAGGGGCTGGATATCCGCTTCGGCATCGAGACACGCTCCAAGCCGCAGCAGATTCCGACGCTGGCGGAAGCGAAGACGATTATCAACGCATTAAAAGGAGCACCCGTCGGCATCTGGTATGACACAGGCCACGCTATTCTGATGGACCGTCTGGGTCTGTATGACAGTATAGGGGAAATGGAAGGGCTGATGGATGATATCGTCGGTGTCCATATTCATGAGACGATCGGCCTTGCCGACCACTGGTGCCCTTATGTGAACAGCGGAGATCCGGATTTCTACGATGCCTATCTGCCGATGATTGAGCGGGCGCAGGTCAAGGTGTATGAGCTGAAGGCTGCCTGCCGGCCGGAAGAGATTCATGAGAGTCACCGTCTGCTTACAGCCAAGCTGGCACGCAGGGGATAG
- a CDS encoding carbohydrate ABC transporter permease gives MSERTSNRIFDIVNVTFIALFVLFCLAPFVHVIAVSLSSTRAITSGEVTIFPIELNWKAYVQVFTDNAMIRSLIFTIILTVATTVLCMLFTVAAAYPLTKSKLKGRTMFMYLIIITMFFSGGIIPEYLLIRDLHMIDSVWSLILPGLVSPFNLIILISFFRSIPPSLEESAEIDGSSHFRTLLKIILPLSMPVMATLALFYAVGRWNGFQDSLMYINNPDLYPLQLKLFQMVQNNMITELTNLEGAARTKLPPESLKAATVVFATVPILVVYPWLQKYFVSGVMLGAVKG, from the coding sequence ATGAGTGAACGTACCTCTAACCGGATATTCGATATCGTTAACGTTACCTTTATTGCACTGTTCGTGCTGTTCTGCCTGGCTCCGTTTGTACACGTTATTGCGGTATCCCTCAGCTCCACGCGGGCTATTACTTCCGGGGAAGTTACGATTTTCCCGATTGAGCTGAACTGGAAGGCGTATGTGCAGGTCTTCACCGACAATGCGATGATCCGCTCGCTGATCTTCACCATTATCCTGACGGTTGCGACTACGGTATTATGTATGCTATTCACCGTTGCAGCCGCTTACCCGCTGACCAAAAGCAAGCTGAAGGGACGCACGATGTTCATGTACCTGATCATCATCACCATGTTCTTCAGCGGCGGTATTATTCCTGAGTACCTGCTGATCCGTGATCTGCATATGATCGACTCTGTCTGGTCGCTGATTCTGCCCGGTCTGGTCAGCCCGTTCAACCTGATTATCCTGATCTCCTTCTTCCGCAGCATTCCACCGAGCTTGGAAGAGTCAGCAGAGATTGACGGCAGCTCGCATTTTCGCACCCTGCTCAAGATCATCCTGCCGTTATCTATGCCGGTTATGGCTACACTCGCGCTCTTCTATGCGGTGGGACGCTGGAACGGATTCCAGGATTCCCTGATGTATATCAATAATCCCGATTTGTATCCGCTTCAGCTGAAGCTCTTCCAGATGGTTCAGAACAATATGATCACTGAGCTGACGAACCTGGAGGGGGCGGCCCGTACCAAGCTGCCGCCGGAGAGCCTCAAGGCCGCTACTGTCGTCTTTGCCACGGTACCGATTCTGGTCGTCTATCCTTGGCTGCAGAAATATTTCGTCAGTGGTGTTATGCTAGGAGCTGTGAAGGGCTAA
- a CDS encoding ABC transporter permease has product MYFLIFRYGPMYGVQIAFKDFNLFQGINGSEWIGFDAFREVFGMKEFYSSLRNTFMLNFLDLVVSFPAPIILAIMLYEVKSVWFKKISQTLLYIPHFISWVIIGGIVYQLFGNQSGMVNGLLESMGLNPIPFLTEKNPWLITYLFTGVWQSAGWGTILYLAALTGVNRELFEAAEVDGATRMKKIIYITLPSIKPTIITLLILNLGKMVSIGFDRPYIIGNTAVREYSDVLSTFVYRIGLESGQYTLATVVGLFQAVVGLVFILGSNYISKKVTGDGIL; this is encoded by the coding sequence ATGTATTTCCTGATTTTCCGCTACGGCCCGATGTACGGGGTGCAGATTGCCTTTAAGGATTTCAACCTGTTCCAAGGCATCAACGGCAGTGAGTGGATCGGCTTCGATGCATTCCGCGAAGTGTTTGGCATGAAGGAGTTTTACAGCAGTCTGCGCAATACGTTTATGCTGAATTTTCTCGATTTGGTAGTGTCTTTCCCGGCCCCGATTATTCTGGCTATTATGCTGTATGAAGTGAAGTCGGTATGGTTCAAAAAAATATCACAGACCCTTCTCTACATTCCCCATTTCATTTCCTGGGTGATTATCGGGGGGATCGTCTATCAATTGTTCGGCAACCAATCCGGTATGGTGAACGGCCTGCTGGAGAGTATGGGGCTGAACCCTATTCCATTTTTGACCGAAAAAAATCCATGGCTGATTACTTACCTGTTCACTGGTGTCTGGCAAAGTGCCGGCTGGGGAACCATCCTGTATCTGGCGGCGCTTACCGGTGTCAACCGCGAGCTGTTCGAGGCTGCTGAAGTGGATGGTGCTACCCGGATGAAGAAGATCATCTACATTACACTGCCCAGTATCAAACCAACGATCATTACTCTGCTCATTCTCAACCTGGGGAAAATGGTCAGCATCGGCTTCGATCGTCCCTACATCATCGGGAATACGGCAGTGCGCGAATACTCCGATGTGCTTAGTACCTTCGTCTACCGGATTGGTCTGGAGTCGGGCCAGTATACACTGGCGACTGTAGTCGGATTGTTCCAGGCGGTGGTTGGACTGGTATTCATCCTTGGTTCCAATTATATATCGAAAAAAGTGACCGGCGACGGCATTCTATGA
- a CDS encoding extracellular solute-binding protein, which produces MTVNVNQTVLKKAIGIGLTAVMGATLLAGCSSDGKSNSAAGGTDAPGKSAERVTLKVEIFDRGKTPKQYTITNNFMSQMIQKNFGDPNNINVEFVPVQRSEEVTKLNVLMASNTDVPDIVFTYDSSVFYRYAQQGGLTDVGSLLEEHGQTLKKFIGDETMAFGQLDGKQFAIPGKRAITGRYTSYIRQDWLDKLGLPVPKNTDELYTTLKAFKDKDPGGLGSKTIPMGMSLGSAQLETLIYSFIKPISGDLTYSQRYELPLHEGFKDAAQFLNKLYNEGLVSKDFSLDEDKAQVSKDIQNGNVGFFSEDVDSLFYADGTLENLYKNVPGSKLQPVDVLTNAKVDNKYIKSRYASNGMYIMIPKSSKRAVEAVKYLDWMATGNNLIDIYNGVEGENYDMVDGIPVVKADVSQEFQDRLFTSGDTAIISNGKNLGDQATNEKAWIMGFPANNQEALKQSIDIANTDTVGPIVFGKPIESESKYGTTLSDKLNVIIVKTAMAKPDQFDTIFEQEMKDYMSLGGDKLKAELEQALTEIPAK; this is translated from the coding sequence ATGACAGTGAACGTAAACCAAACAGTTCTGAAGAAGGCAATCGGCATCGGCTTGACCGCAGTAATGGGAGCTACTCTGCTTGCAGGCTGTTCCTCAGACGGTAAATCGAATTCGGCAGCCGGAGGTACAGACGCACCCGGGAAGAGCGCAGAACGCGTAACCTTGAAGGTAGAGATCTTCGACCGCGGTAAAACGCCGAAGCAATACACCATTACCAATAACTTCATGTCTCAGATGATTCAGAAAAATTTCGGTGATCCGAATAATATCAATGTAGAATTTGTTCCGGTGCAGCGTTCAGAGGAAGTGACCAAGCTGAACGTACTGATGGCCAGCAATACGGATGTGCCGGATATTGTCTTCACTTATGATTCCAGTGTCTTCTACCGTTACGCCCAGCAAGGCGGGCTGACCGATGTGGGTTCCCTGCTTGAGGAGCACGGCCAGACGCTGAAGAAATTCATTGGTGACGAGACGATGGCCTTCGGCCAGCTCGACGGTAAGCAATTCGCGATTCCGGGTAAACGGGCGATTACAGGACGCTACACTTCATACATCCGCCAGGACTGGCTGGATAAGCTGGGGCTGCCGGTACCGAAGAACACCGATGAGCTGTACACAACTTTGAAAGCGTTTAAAGACAAGGACCCGGGCGGTCTTGGCAGCAAAACGATTCCGATGGGCATGTCCCTCGGCTCCGCTCAGCTGGAGACGCTGATCTACTCCTTCATCAAGCCGATCAGCGGCGACCTAACTTACAGCCAGCGCTACGAGCTGCCGCTGCATGAGGGCTTCAAGGATGCGGCACAGTTCCTCAACAAGCTCTACAATGAAGGTCTGGTCAGCAAGGACTTCAGTCTGGATGAAGACAAAGCCCAGGTGTCCAAGGACATTCAGAACGGCAACGTAGGCTTCTTCTCCGAGGATGTGGACAGTCTGTTCTATGCCGACGGTACGCTGGAAAATCTCTATAAGAATGTACCGGGCAGCAAGCTGCAGCCGGTAGATGTCCTCACCAATGCCAAGGTGGACAATAAGTATATCAAATCCCGCTATGCCTCGAACGGTATGTACATCATGATTCCTAAGAGCAGCAAGCGTGCAGTGGAAGCTGTGAAATACCTTGACTGGATGGCAACCGGCAACAATCTGATTGACATCTACAACGGCGTTGAAGGCGAGAACTACGATATGGTGGATGGTATTCCGGTAGTTAAGGCTGATGTTTCTCAGGAATTCCAAGACCGTCTGTTCACTTCCGGGGACACCGCGATTATCTCTAACGGTAAGAATCTCGGCGATCAGGCCACCAATGAGAAAGCCTGGATTATGGGCTTCCCTGCGAACAACCAGGAGGCGCTGAAGCAATCTATTGATATTGCCAACACAGATACTGTGGGTCCTATCGTCTTCGGCAAGCCGATTGAATCAGAATCGAAATACGGCACTACGCTCAGCGACAAGCTCAACGTGATTATCGTGAAGACCGCGATGGCGAAGCCGGATCAATTCGATACGATTTTTGAACAGGAAATGAAGGATTACATGTCTCTGGGCGGAGACAAGCTGAAAGCGGAGTTGGAGCAGGCGCTTACAGAGATTCCAGCCAAATAA
- a CDS encoding helix-turn-helix domain-containing protein, which yields MFRSWYRRLLLSYFPIFLLTVTILIFASFVFINDISRTETKKADRISASYLRDSVDRTIKEAELSVLDAVERSDAYKLYFNNQGVTDTSTIYAVALSLRNLIKESSYIQSVYLYDRVRGSVLTDTGLKELEGFADEDWIRAMTSNPTVPEGWQPVRDYHSDLSQRTEIRVLTTNKAMPLPFGSGGILVINIKMSALEQLIDSMVNQQLSFMTILDANGNTVYQAHSDTQGAADGKLLNTLKLERNGWTFESGIKAGNLFSWVSVISYLWVAIAVGTVVCAVLYLIYVTRRNYKPIQVIMNRIEGHQIRMMDQSTDRPDEMMLIDGVLEDLINHMTDYDTKTRENLLLQRSKLFTDLLHSERLEQVTQRLEELSPLTGANASSRFIVVLGEINRYEQVFEDRYTRGDQNTLKFALMNVFQELARNAELQGWAEWVGTERAAILFLATGGDHEMESKLRVFAEDCRSWVEQNLRISLSFGIGSAAAGPGMIRESYAAAEYVMQHKLLIHEDIVLAGSGEVRQPLLETYKYLQMIAEFVKYFRMSSGQWREQLERIFESFEQDFLKDEDIRSLIQAMLQMLSREVAVMSEQLQDELSAENAEVRLKQLEEAEALHEVKTILFEYVTDLFRTYVSASETKSYRAMVNEMKDYIEENFTNPDLSLKHLSDRFQVSGKYASYLFKTEFKMKFVDFLTELRMKEAEQLLTDTDCSLQDIALQVGYANAISFGRVFKRIAGITPGDYRSSRRREAASRMEPQD from the coding sequence ATGTTCCGTTCCTGGTATCGCCGGTTGCTGCTGTCTTATTTCCCTATATTTTTGCTGACGGTGACGATTCTGATCTTTGCCTCTTTTGTGTTTATTAATGATATCTCCCGGACGGAAACGAAGAAGGCAGACCGCATCTCCGCCAGCTATCTCAGGGATAGTGTAGACCGGACGATCAAGGAAGCTGAGCTGTCGGTGCTCGATGCGGTAGAGCGGAGCGATGCTTACAAGCTATACTTCAATAATCAGGGAGTGACGGACACATCGACTATCTATGCTGTGGCCCTGAGTCTGCGCAATCTGATTAAGGAATCCTCGTATATCCAGTCGGTGTATTTGTATGACCGTGTGCGTGGAAGCGTTCTAACCGATACGGGGCTGAAGGAGCTGGAGGGATTCGCCGACGAGGACTGGATCAGGGCCATGACTTCGAATCCTACAGTTCCGGAAGGCTGGCAGCCGGTCAGGGATTACCATTCGGATCTGTCCCAGCGTACAGAAATTCGTGTGCTGACAACCAATAAAGCAATGCCGCTCCCCTTCGGCTCCGGGGGGATACTGGTCATTAATATCAAAATGAGTGCACTGGAGCAGCTCATCGACAGCATGGTTAACCAGCAGCTCTCGTTCATGACGATTCTGGACGCTAATGGCAACACCGTGTACCAGGCCCATTCCGATACGCAAGGTGCGGCTGACGGTAAGCTGCTGAACACACTTAAGCTGGAGAGAAACGGCTGGACGTTTGAGAGCGGAATCAAGGCGGGGAATCTGTTCAGCTGGGTCTCTGTGATCTCTTATCTCTGGGTAGCGATTGCGGTGGGAACTGTGGTCTGTGCAGTATTGTATCTGATCTATGTAACCCGGCGCAATTATAAGCCGATCCAGGTGATTATGAACCGGATTGAGGGCCATCAGATCCGCATGATGGATCAGTCTACCGACAGGCCGGACGAGATGATGCTGATTGACGGCGTGCTGGAGGATCTGATCAACCACATGACTGATTATGATACCAAAACCAGGGAGAACCTGCTGCTTCAGCGCAGCAAGCTGTTCACTGATCTGCTGCACAGCGAGCGGCTGGAGCAGGTGACCCAGCGGCTGGAGGAGCTGTCTCCGCTTACCGGTGCGAATGCTTCCTCGCGCTTCATCGTTGTGCTTGGGGAGATTAACCGCTATGAGCAAGTATTCGAGGACCGGTATACCCGGGGGGATCAGAATACGCTGAAATTTGCTCTGATGAATGTATTCCAGGAATTGGCGCGGAATGCGGAGCTGCAGGGATGGGCAGAATGGGTGGGTACCGAACGTGCAGCGATCCTGTTCCTGGCAACCGGCGGCGATCATGAGATGGAGTCCAAACTCCGGGTCTTCGCGGAGGATTGCCGCTCCTGGGTCGAGCAGAATCTGCGGATCTCGCTCAGCTTCGGCATCGGCTCAGCCGCCGCCGGGCCGGGGATGATCCGCGAGTCTTATGCGGCAGCCGAATATGTGATGCAGCACAAGCTGCTGATTCATGAGGATATCGTCTTGGCAGGCAGCGGTGAAGTGCGCCAGCCGCTGCTTGAGACGTATAAATATCTGCAGATGATTGCTGAATTCGTGAAGTATTTCCGCATGTCGAGCGGCCAGTGGCGGGAGCAGCTGGAACGGATCTTCGAGTCGTTCGAACAGGATTTCCTGAAGGACGAGGATATCCGTTCCCTGATCCAAGCTATGCTGCAGATGCTGAGCCGCGAAGTGGCGGTGATGTCTGAGCAGCTGCAGGATGAGCTGTCGGCGGAGAATGCAGAAGTTCGGCTGAAGCAGCTGGAGGAGGCCGAGGCGCTGCATGAAGTGAAGACCATTCTCTTCGAGTATGTCACCGATTTATTCCGTACCTATGTCTCTGCAAGCGAAACGAAGAGCTACCGGGCCATGGTCAATGAGATGAAGGATTATATCGAAGAGAACTTCACTAATCCCGATCTTTCGCTGAAGCATCTGAGTGACCGGTTCCAGGTCTCCGGCAAATACGCCAGCTATCTGTTCAAGACTGAATTCAAAATGAAGTTCGTGGATTTCCTCACCGAGCTGCGGATGAAGGAAGCCGAGCAGCTGCTGACCGATACGGATTGTTCCCTGCAGGATATCGCGCTTCAAGTAGGATATGCGAATGCCATTTCATTCGGCAGAGTCTTCAAGCGCATTGCCGGTATCACGCCGGGCGATTACCGTTCCTCCAGACGCCGCGAAGCAGCCTCCAGAATGGAGCCGCAGGACTAG
- the iolE gene encoding myo-inosose-2 dehydratase has product MFRDNAVRLAIAPIAWTNDDMPELGGGNTFEQCISEMALAGYEGSEVGNKYPRSPEVLHRALALRSLSIASAWFSAFLTVRPYEETAEAFRAHRDFLHEMGAKVIVVSEQGRSIQGQMDTPLFADKPVFTDSEWTTLAEGLGGLGRLAAEKDMSLVYHHHMGTGVQTAAEIARLMELTDPNEVSLLYDTGHLAFSGENPLEVLREHLPRIKHVHLKDIRPEMVQRVKAENLSFLQAVKAGAFTVPGDGCIAFGEIFAELAASPYTGWFVVEAEQDPALADPLEYAIKARRYIREHSGL; this is encoded by the coding sequence TGCCTGGACGAATGATGATATGCCTGAGCTGGGAGGCGGCAATACGTTCGAGCAATGCATCAGCGAGATGGCGCTTGCCGGATATGAGGGCAGCGAGGTGGGCAATAAGTATCCGCGCTCCCCGGAGGTGCTGCACCGGGCGCTTGCGTTGCGCAGCCTGAGTATCGCCAGTGCCTGGTTCAGCGCCTTTCTGACGGTGCGGCCGTATGAAGAGACGGCTGAAGCGTTCAGAGCGCACCGGGATTTCCTGCATGAGATGGGCGCCAAGGTCATAGTCGTATCCGAGCAGGGCCGGAGCATTCAGGGGCAGATGGATACGCCGCTGTTCGCTGATAAGCCGGTATTTACCGATAGCGAATGGACTACGCTCGCAGAGGGGCTGGGCGGACTTGGGCGGCTGGCGGCGGAGAAAGATATGTCGCTGGTCTATCACCATCACATGGGCACCGGGGTGCAGACCGCAGCAGAGATTGCCCGGCTGATGGAGCTTACAGATCCTAATGAAGTGTCGCTGCTATACGATACGGGGCATCTGGCCTTCTCCGGCGAGAATCCGCTGGAGGTGCTGCGTGAGCATCTGCCGCGGATTAAGCATGTGCATCTGAAGGACATCCGGCCGGAGATGGTCCAGCGGGTGAAGGCGGAGAACCTTAGCTTCCTGCAGGCGGTAAAAGCGGGAGCCTTCACCGTACCGGGTGATGGCTGTATCGCGTTCGGAGAGATTTTTGCCGAACTGGCTGCCTCGCCCTATACGGGATGGTTCGTTGTCGAAGCGGAGCAGGACCCCGCGCTGGCCGATCCGCTGGAATATGCGATCAAGGCGCGGCGGTATATCCGGGAACATAGCGGTTTGTAG